Proteins found in one Miscanthus floridulus cultivar M001 chromosome 4, ASM1932011v1, whole genome shotgun sequence genomic segment:
- the LOC136548005 gene encoding uncharacterized protein, which translates to MDYGSGHIRPKHALGPGLVYDVTDVSVKKDSAFCFICYLFKKGSGSKTFIVDGWNNWNIGNTALLKHSGSRAHKAAQERYIGFMNPKVAIDYNIDKWSEEELRLYKKRLTYSPRCIKFLLHQGLAFRGHDESEESSNRGNFIELLKFLAGNSEEVNKYVLNNAPGNCTLTSPKIQKQIIHCCAIETRKKIIEELGDEPYAVLADESSDISHKEQLALCLRYVDKLGRPCEHFIGIVHVDDTTSLSLKKAIEVLLVSNGLSMQQIRGQGYDGASNMKGDIKGLKTLIMQESPSAYYIHCFAHQLQLVLIAVAKGNTDCKTFFDQVSILLNIVGVSCKRHDMLRNARLENVKKALECGDLESGSGLNQEMGLPRPGDTLWGSHYKTICSIITIYSSIHDVLIELGADNAYKEDWTKIHFVLGAFETFEFVFFVHLMYVILGYTNELSECLQRRDQDILNAISLVNVAKSRMQELRSNGWDNFLQKVTSFCVKHGVEVPAMDGAYVPYGKSARYARARNQTNDDHFRREVYIGVIDQISQELDNRFDEINMELLSCMSAFSPSNSFASFDARKVRRLAKFYPKDFSNNDLLKLELQLDNYINDMRQDAIFQGLDNIVDLSVKLVEIKRHKVYDMVYLLLKLILLLPVATASVERVFSALVIVKIKSRNKIGDTVLDDCLVTFIERDIFFQVNEDDIMETFMSLRKRRINK; encoded by the exons ATGGACTACGGCTCGGGCCACATCCGGCCCAAGCACGCGCTAGGACCAGGCCTCGTCTACGACGTGACGGACGTGTC TGTCAAGAAGGATTCTGCATTTTgcttcatatgctacttgttcaaGAAGGGCAGTGGGTCAAAAACTTTTATTGTTGATGGATGGAATAATTGGAATATAGGAAACACAGCACTTCTCAAACATTCTGGTTCTAGGGCACATAAAGCAGCTCAAGAGAGGTACATTGGTTTTATGAATCCCAAGGTAGCAATTGATTATAACATTGACAAGTGGAGTGAGGAGGAGCTTCGTCTTTACAAGAAAAGATTGACATATTCACCTAGatgtatcaagtttcttttgcatcaaggattggcattccgtggacatgatgaaagtgaagagtcTAGCAACAGAGGCAACTTCATTGAACTTTTAAAGTTTCTTGCAGGAAATAGTGAAGAAGTGAACAAGTATGTCTTGAACAATGCACCAGGTAATTGCACTTTGACTAGCCCAAAGATACAAAAGCAAATTATTCACTGTTGTGCcatagaaactagaaagaaaataattgaggaacttggtgatgagccctatgcagttttagctgatgagtctagtgatatatcacataaagaacaactagctcttTGCTTGCGTTATGTTGATAAACTTGGAAGGCCATGTGAGCACTTTATTGgaattgttcatgtagatgatactacctcTTTGTCACTTAAGAAAGCAATTGAAGTTTTACTTGTTAGTAATGGATTGAGTATGCAGCAGATTAGAGGTCAAGGTTATGATGGGGCtagcaatatgaaaggagatattaaaggGCTCAAaactttaatcatgcaagaatcaccttccgcttattatattcattgctttgcacatcaactccaactagtTCTTATTGCTGTTGCCAAAGGAAATACTGACTGCAAGACTTTTTTTGATCAAGTATCTATCTTGTTGAACATTGTTGGGGTTTCTTGCAAGCGTCATGATATGCTTCGAAATGCTAGGCTTGAGAATGTCAAGAAAGCACTAGAGTGTGGTGACCTTGAATCAGGGAGTGGATTAAATCAAGAGATGGGTTTGCCTAGGCCTGGTGACACTCTGTGGGGCTCTCATTACAAAACTATATGTAGCATCATCACTATATATTCCTCAATTCATGATGTgctcattgaacttggtgctgATAATGCATATAAGGAAGATTGGACAAAGATACATTTTGTGCTTGGAGCATTTGAAacctttgagtttgttttctttgtgCACTTAATGTATGTTATTCTTGGATATACAAATGAGTTATCCGAGTGCTTGCAGAGAAGGGAtcaagatattcttaatgcaatctcacttgttaatgtggcaaagaGCAGAATGCAGGAGTTGAGGTCTAATGGTTGGGATAATTTTCTTCAGAAGGTCACTTCTTTTTGTGTGaaacatggtgttgaagttcCTGCTATGGATGGTGCTTATGTGCCTTATGGAAAATCAGCACGGTATGCTCGTGCCcgaaaccaaacaaatgatgaCCATTTCCGAAGAGAAGTATAcattggtgtcattgatcaaattAGTCAAGAGCTTGATAATCGGTTTGATGAGATCAATATGGAGCTACTCTCTTGTATGTCAGCCTTCAGTCCTTCCAACTCCTTTGCTTCTTTTGATGCACGGAAGGTACGTAGATTGGCTAAATTTTATCCTAAGGACTTCTCCAACAATGATTTGTTAAAACTAGAATTGCAACTTGATAATTATATTAATGACATGCGACAAGATGCTATCTTCCAAGGGCTAGACAAcattgttgatctctcagttaagcttgttgaaATAAAGAGGCACAAAGTGTATGATATGGTGTACTTGCTTCTCAAATTGATATTGCTTTTACCAGTGGCAACTGCgagtgttgaaagggtattttctgcatTAGTTATAGTGAAAATAAAGTCAAGGAATAAGATAGGTGATACTGTTTtggatgattgtctagtcacatttattgagcgggatattttcttCCAAGTTaatgaagatgatataatggagACATTCATGTCATTGAGAAAGCGGCGGATAAACAAGTAA